The following proteins come from a genomic window of Leishmania major strain Friedlin complete genome, chromosome 3:
- a CDS encoding putative long chain fatty Acyl CoA synthetase (previous protein_id=AAM68991.1): protein MGGAVSFCLQKLNKVSEVEYRPYKEYASYGEQSVPVKGSDDSGRSMIYRMSNTSEEELKRLRDEWYAGGSCLSVLERLCKERGKRTCLAYRKLKTIEKNETTTSDGRKKVLETYVFEPERRTMSYTLFWQNIVDFGRGLHEIGLTKGNTVSIYEETRWQWLCTMYSCWSQGLLVSTVYANLGEDALQYALDEAQCNAIVCNGSKVKDVLAMFKVIEAPKGTKVIYLDELPPSVTSEEYDLYAWSDVVARGKKSEASCRIPSGAESKDELALIMYTSGTTGNPKGVMHTHGSLYCGCMTISQRINDLLGKMKEQEWYCSYLPLAHIMELAVTSVLMMRGVIIGYGSPRTLLDTFAKPCGDLTTYRPLVFVAVPRVFDSMKRAVEEKLPPPGSLKRKIFDKAYEARLKALKKGCDTPFFNKRVFANARKVMGGRVYAMLSGGGPLSESTQEFINVVFGMVIQGWGMTESVACGGIQRTGNLEYNCVGQVLKTAEVQLLDTDEFKHTDQPEPRGEVLLRGPFLFKGYYKQPEQTREALDNDGWLHTGDVASVTPSGTMRIVGRVKALAKNANGEYLALEMLESIYGTNEITVPNGVCVLVHPHRTYIAIIAVTNEKLVKAFMKKHKIENGGFPAILDDAEFLRVVLQSLQKTARDANRCSFEVVQGVKLLNEEWTPENGVLTAAMKLKRRVISENYADFINKLFEKQ from the coding sequence ATGGGAGGCGCTGTGTCATTCTGCCTCCAGAAGCTCAACAAGGTGAGCGAGGTGGAGTACAGGCCCTACAAGGAGTATGCCAGCTATGGCGAGCAGAGTGTCCCGGTGAAAGGCAGCGATGATTCTGGCCGCTCCATGATCTACCGTATGTCGAACACAAGCGAAGAGGAGTTGAAACGCCTGCGCGACGAGTGGTACGCGGGTGGCTCTTGCCTCTCCGTTCTCGAAAGACTCTGCAAGGAGCGCGGCAAGCGCACATGCCTGGCCTACCGGAAGCTGAAGACCATCGAGAAGAACGAGACCACCACCAGTGACGGCCGCAAGAAAGTGCTGGAGACGTACGTCTTTGAGCCGGAGCGGAGGACGATGAGCTACACCCTCTTCTGGCAGAATATCGTCGACTTCGGCCGCGGTCTCCACGAGATCGGCCTCACGAAGGGCAACACCGTCTCCATCTACGAGGAGACCCGCTGGCAGTGGCTGTGCACCATGTACAGCTGCTGGTCGCAGGGCCTCCTCGTGTCCACTGTGTACGCCAACCTCGGTGAAGACGCTCTCCAGTACGCCTTGGACGAAGCTCAGTGCAACGCGATTGTGTGCAACGGCTCCAAGGTGAAGGACGTGCTCGCGATGTTCAAGGTGATCGAGGCGCCCAAGGGCACCAAAGTCATCTACCTCGATGAGTTGCCGCCCTCGGTGACGTCCGAGGAGTACGATCTGTACGCGTGGAGCGACGTGGTGGCGCGCGGCAAGAAGAGCGAGGCCAGCTGCCGCATCCCGAGTGGCGCCGAGAGCAAGGATGAGCTCGCGCTCATCATGTACAcgagcggcaccaccggcaaCCCGAAGGGCgtcatgcacacgcacggcagcCTCTACTGCGGCTGCATGACGATCAGTCAGCGGATCAACGACCTGCTAGGGAAGATGAAGGAGCAGGAGTGGTACTGCTCGTacctccccctcgcccacATCATGGAACTCGCCGTCACATCGGTGCTCATGATGCGCGGCGTCATCATCGGCTACGGCAGCCCGCGCACATTGTTGGACACCTTCGCCAAGCCGTGCGGCGACCTGACCACGTACCGGCCGCTCGTCTTTGTCGCTGTCCCACGTGTATTTGATAGCATGAAGAGGGCCGTAGAGGAGAAGCTGCCGCCTCCGGGGTCGCTCAAGCGCAAGATCTTCGACAAGGCCTATGAGGCGCGCCTCAAGGCGCTCAAGAAGGGCTGCGACACGCCGTTCTTTAACAAGAGGGTTTTCGCCAATGCCCGTAAGGTGATGGGCGGCCGCGTGTACGCGatgctcagcggcggcggcccgctCTCGGAGTCCACGCAGGAGTTCATTAACGTTGTCTTTGGCATGGTGATCCAGGGTTGGGGCATGACAGAGAGTGTTgcctgcggcggcatccaGCGCACGGGCAACCTTGAATACAACTGCGTTGGCCAGGTCCTCAAGAcagcggaggtgcagctgtTGGACACGGATGAGTTCAAGCACACGGATCAGCCAGAGCCGCGCGgtgaggtgctgctgcgcggcccCTTCCTCTTCAAGGGCTACTACAAGCAACCGGAGCAGACCAGGGAGGCACTGGACAATGATGGATGGCTCCACACCGGCGACGTGGCCTCCGTAACTCCGAGCGGCACCATGCGCATCGTTGGCCGCGTCAAGGCGCTCGCCAAGAATGCCAACGGGGAGTATTTGGCGCTTGAGATGCTGGAGAGCATCTACGGCACTAACGAGATCACCGTCCCAAacggtgtctgcgtgcttgTCCACCCGCACCGCACCTACATCGCCATCATTGCCGTGACCAATGAGAAGCTGGTGAAGGCGTTCATGAAAAAGCATAAAATCGAAAACGGTGGGTTTCCTGCAATCCTGGACGACGCGGAGTTCTTGAGAGTGGTGCTTCAAAGCCTCCAGAAGACTGCCCGTGACGCGAACCGCTGCTCGTTCGAAGTTGTGCAGGGCGTGAAGCTGCTGAACGAGGAGTGGACACCAGAGAATGGCGTGCTGACGGCCGCCATGAAGCTCAAGCGCCGCGTCATCAGCGAAAACTATGCGGATTTCATCAACAAGCTCTTCGAGAAACAATAG
- a CDS encoding conserved hypothetical protein (previous protein_id=AAM68992.1) — protein sequence MLRRTARRAMGNSRFSGSKERDRIEQERRRRLLYDAAGNLQLGGLLLMMYDDFKKPAAIGLGMVAFLYGYNRLVVRLSREEEAEGLQLDAKSEAVARQTGKLKADRYLVKPNRQIDDPDFLNIPAFGGRGVSSSKLLSDDSVSGGALHSERKRS from the coding sequence atgctgcgccgcactgCAAGACGCGCCATGGGCAACAGCCgcttcagcggcagcaaggAGCGGGACCGCATTGAGCaggagcgtcgccgccgtctgctGTACGACGCCGCAGGCAATCTTCAGCTTGGCGGCCTCCTGCTCATGATGTACGACGATTTCAAGAAGCCCGCCGCCATCGGCCTTGGTATGGTTGCCTTCTTATACGGCTATAACCGACTGGTTGTGCGCCTGTctcgagaggaggaggcagagggctTGCAGCTGGACGCGAAGAGCGAGGCAGTGGCCCGGCAGACGGGCAAGCTGAAGGCGGATCGATATCTCGTCAAGCCGAATAGGCAGATCGACGACCCCGACTTTCTCAACATCCCCGCCTTTGGTGGCAGAGGTGTCAGCTCTAGTAAGCTCTTGAGCGATGACAGCGTGAGCGGCGGGGCGCTGCATAGCGAGCGCAAGCGCAGCTGA
- a CDS encoding putative ribosomal protein L38 (previous protein_id=AAM68993.1), with product MPREIKTLKEFLAICSRKDARCVKVKHNPSATKFKVRCSRYLYTLVVNDKKKADKIERSIHPSVKKIAVTARSHAKTNAGSKQ from the coding sequence ATGCCGCGTGAGATCAAGACCCTGAAGGAGTTTCTCGCCATCTGCTCCCGCAAGGATGCGCGGTGCGTGAAGGTGAAGCACAACCCCAGCGCCACCAAGTTCAAggtccgctgcagccgctaCCTCTACACGCTGGTCGTGAACGACAAGAAGAAGGCCGACAAGATCGAGCGCTCCATCCACCCGTCCGTGAAGAAGATCGCCGTGACGGCGCGCTCGCACGCCAAAACGAACGCCGGCTCCAAGCAGTAA
- a CDS encoding conserved hypothetical protein (previous protein_id=AAM68994.2) → MAAQPGRVCLSAELCQRCCGAVGHRITAAARGEVPLSASFTASQQPTVEDLFVRRFGTTTFDRRRGTSATDAPPLVSPSAGVDALFTERFPALTAQATVERMHQVAASHDAAKTQSAMWDGLRRCFTFRGRLPSARINNSTGDTPSPAPPPARFSAQYPPVANEASGLSASGHQSPPPAVQRYWHSYQLWASLQPHIQQEHQAILQLRAQAHAAKIAQQKSLRQHLHRTVYWTLFVVCPLLGLLFLWLAIDAAAYGAELELLPFVKYDEALRDFAEAEGHHRQLIRGKRNNGVAKKKNIRID, encoded by the coding sequence ATGGCTGCGCAGCCTGGACGTGTCTGCCTCTCAGCGGAGCTGTGCCAGCGATGCTGTGGCGCCGTGGGTCACCGCATCACGGCTGCGGCCAGGGGCGAGGTGCCTCTGTCCGCATCTTTTacagcgtcgcagcagccTACCGTGGAGGATCTCTTTGTGAGACGCTTCGGCACGACCACGTTTGACCGCCGTCGGggcacctccgccaccgaTGCGCCACCGCTTGTCTCGCCAAGCGCAGGCGTGGACGCACTCTTCACGGAACGGTTTCCTGCTCTGACAGCACAGGCTACAGTGGAGAGGATGCACCAAGTGGCCGCGTCTCACGATGCCGCGAAGACACAGTCAGCGATGTGGGATGGTCTTCGGCGGTGCTTCACGTTTCGCGGCCGCCTACCTTCGGCCCGGATCAATAACAGCACGGGTgacacgccgtcgccggcgccaccgcctgccCGCTTCTCTGCGCAGTACCCGCCTGTCGCCAATGAAGCCTCAGGGCTTTCAGCGTCTGGACACCAgtctccgccgcctgcggtGCAGCGCTACTGGCACAGCTACCAGCTGTGGGCATCCCTGCAGCCGCACATCCAGCAGGAGCACCAGGCAAtactgcagctgcgtgccCAGGCGCATGCAGCCAAGATCGCGCAGCAGAAGtccctgcggcagcacctgcaccgcACCGTGTACTGGACTCTGTTCGTGGTGTGCCCGCTGCTGGGGCTGCTGTTCCTGTGGCTAGccatcgacgccgctgcgtaCGGGGCGGAACTGGAGCTACTGCCCTTTGTGAAGTACGACGAAGCACTGCGGGACTTtgccgaggcggagggccaccaccgccagctCATCCGCGGCAAGCGCAACAACGGCGTagcgaagaagaaaaacaTACGCATCGACTAA